The following proteins come from a genomic window of Trichoplusia ni isolate ovarian cell line Hi5 chromosome 28, tn1, whole genome shotgun sequence:
- the LOC113506011 gene encoding uncharacterized protein LOC113506011, which yields MDAKLALNLEELESLFTTKMAAYEAKLASATAGSSSSAASTPVASLTSLSQEFSDFKSFVMQALSKFKTQLELLSKGFDRHETIMRRKVLLIHGVPEAKDEKVPDVVSQVFHDSLKLNELSRENIHVCHRLGSGKRSRPILVRFFTTEHRQLVWDAKKSLKGTGYTISEFLTRMRHQTFVAARKHFGMSNCWSSEGKILIITPDKSRHKLESMDELQKLLSKYPLSNDVLAQPAVPTSPQPAPLSSEPATPVNKLQRRLKRRN from the coding sequence ATGGATGCTAAACTAGCACTGAACCTGGAAGAGTTGGAATCCCTCTTCACTACAAAGATGGCTGCTTATGAAGCAAAGTTGGCATCCGCTACCGCTGGCTCCTCCTCCTCTGCTGCTTCAACACCAGTTGCAAGTCTAACCTCACTCTCGCAAGAATTTAGTGACTTCAAAAGCTTTGTTATGCAAGCTCTTTCAAAGTTCAAAACTCAATTGGAGTTACTTTCAAAAGGTTTTGACAGGCATGAAACTATTATGCGGCGCAAGGTGCTTTTAATCCATGGAGTCCCTGAAGCTAAAGATGAGAAGGTCCCTGATGTTGTCTCTCAAGTATTCCATGACAGCTTGAAGTTGAACGAGCTCTCCAGGGAGAACATCCATGTGTGCCACCGGTTAGGATCAGGCAAGCGTTCCAGGCCAATACTTGTCAGGTTTTTCACCACCGAGCATCGCCAACTTGTTTGGGATGCCAAGAAATCACTTAAAGGTACCGGTTACACTATATCTGAATTCTTGACTCGTATGCGACACCAAACCTTCGTTGCCGCACGCAAACATTTTGGAATGTCTAATTGCTGGTCGAGTGAGGGCAAGATATTAATCATCACTCCTGACAAGTCTCGTCACAAATTAGAAAGCATGGATGAACTTCAAAAACTTCTTTCTAAATATCCCCTGAGCAACGATGTCCTTGCGCAGCCGGCAGTTCCAACTTCGCCTCAGCCTGCTCCATTGTCTTCCGAGCCCGCTACACCCGTCAACAAGCTCCAAAGAAGGTTAAAGCGTCGCAATTAA